A region from the Brachyspira hampsonii genome encodes:
- a CDS encoding transketolase family protein, whose product MEKKAIRNAYGEALKRLGEINKNVVVLDADLSGSTMTKLFKSAFPDRFFNMGIAEQNMMGAAAGFAIEGKIPFASTFAMFGAGRAFEIIRNSICYPKLNVKVAVTHAGISVGEDGASHQSIEDISLMRSIPNMTVIVPCDAFEAEKAVFAAAEYDGPCYLRMARPATNIITTQDTPFKIGKANILREGKDVCIFACGIVVSEALEAAQMAEKDGISVTVVDIHTIKPIDREIIVEMAKKHKKLISVEEHSIIGGLGSAVSEVLTDEYPVKLIRIGIKDTFGESGTVEELINKYGLNAKAIYDVVK is encoded by the coding sequence ATGGAAAAAAAGGCAATAAGAAATGCTTATGGAGAGGCTTTAAAGCGTCTAGGCGAAATAAATAAAAATGTTGTAGTTTTAGATGCAGATTTATCCGGATCTACTATGACTAAACTTTTTAAATCTGCTTTCCCCGATAGATTTTTTAATATGGGAATAGCTGAACAAAATATGATGGGAGCAGCTGCAGGATTTGCTATTGAAGGTAAAATACCTTTTGCTTCTACTTTTGCTATGTTCGGTGCGGGAAGAGCTTTTGAAATTATTAGAAATTCTATTTGCTATCCTAAATTAAATGTCAAAGTAGCAGTTACTCATGCCGGTATATCTGTCGGCGAAGATGGTGCTAGTCATCAAAGTATTGAAGATATATCTTTAATGCGTTCTATACCAAATATGACAGTAATTGTACCTTGCGATGCTTTTGAGGCTGAAAAAGCTGTATTTGCTGCTGCTGAATATGACGGTCCATGCTATTTAAGAATGGCTAGACCTGCTACTAATATAATAACAACTCAGGATACTCCTTTCAAAATAGGAAAAGCTAATATACTTAGAGAAGGTAAAGATGTATGTATATTTGCATGCGGAATAGTGGTATCAGAAGCTTTAGAAGCAGCTCAAATGGCTGAAAAAGACGGAATATCTGTAACGGTTGTTGATATTCATACTATAAAACCAATAGACAGAGAAATTATTGTAGAGATGGCTAAAAAGCATAAGAAACTTATTAGCGTTGAAGAGCATTCTATAATAGGCGGACTTGGTTCTGCCGTATCTGAAGTTTTGACAGATGAATATCCTGTTAAACTTATAAGAATTGGTATAAAAGATACTTTTGGAGAATCTGGAACTGTTGAAGAACTCATTAATAAATATGGTCTTAATGCAAAGGCTATTTATGATGTTGTTAAATAA
- a CDS encoding (2Fe-2S)-binding protein yields the protein MINNDFICKCKELSIEEIKYLEKEHNIKTLKELVKHTKAGKECGGCRNKLKEMFKFNLK from the coding sequence TTGATAAATAATGATTTTATATGTAAATGTAAGGAACTTTCTATTGAAGAGATAAAGTATTTAGAAAAAGAACATAACATAAAAACATTAAAAGAACTTGTAAAGCATACTAAAGCCGGAAAAGAATGCGGAGGATGCAGAAATAAATTGAAAGAAATGTTTAAGTTCAATTTAAAATAA
- a CDS encoding (2Fe-2S)-binding protein, which produces MFEKNLNSTICFCKNIKYKEVIDAIKENNYTTLEEVMHHTKAGITCWSCRGDIKDLLEEYKKTGNIQSIEEK; this is translated from the coding sequence ATGTTTGAAAAGAATTTGAACAGCACTATATGCTTTTGTAAAAATATAAAATATAAAGAAGTAATCGATGCAATTAAAGAAAATAATTATACAACATTGGAAGAAGTTATGCATCATACAAAAGCAGGCATCACCTGTTGGAGCTGCAGAGGGGATATCAAAGATTTATTAGAAGAATATAAAAAAACAGGAAATATTCAAAGTATAGAAGAGAAATAA
- a CDS encoding HdeD family acid-resistance protein, which yields MGKLGRVLWLIFGILLIISGAATLFNPIETVLMLAYIIGFLTIFSGISSIFYFFSLKHKSGSTLILLDGIVSAICGIIIISNLQISGAFIPYMVAFFVIVRGVVAISSSIELKNLGYNQWGLSILSGILTLIAGIILTFNPILGAVYISVIVGLSLILYGIITLQLWFAFGKFFKI from the coding sequence ATGGGAAAATTAGGAAGAGTTTTATGGTTAATTTTTGGTATTCTATTGATAATATCAGGAGCAGCAACATTATTTAATCCGATAGAAACTGTTTTAATGTTAGCTTATATAATAGGATTTTTAACAATATTCTCCGGAATAAGTTCTATATTCTATTTCTTTAGCTTAAAACATAAATCCGGTTCTACTTTAATTCTATTAGATGGTATAGTATCAGCAATATGCGGTATTATAATTATTTCTAATTTACAAATAAGTGGTGCATTTATACCTTATATGGTTGCTTTCTTTGTAATAGTAAGAGGTGTTGTGGCAATATCTTCTTCTATTGAACTTAAAAATCTAGGATATAATCAATGGGGACTTTCAATATTAAGCGGAATACTTACTTTGATTGCAGGAATTATTTTAACTTTTAATCCTATACTTGGTGCCGTTTATATTAGTGTTATAGTTGGATTATCGTTAATATTATATGGTATAATAACATTACAATTATGGTTTGCTTTCGGCAAATTCTTTAAAATATGA
- the rsmH gene encoding 16S rRNA (cytosine(1402)-N(4))-methyltransferase RsmH has product MDDNIELDIVHTPVMLKEVLSFIPNDAKIAVDATLGEGGHTKAMLDLNLEVHSFERDSAILEIAKKRLKNYDKFHYYNNTYDKMMEELDDSIIGNVDFMLYDLGVSLFHFKKAERGFSFKDNVMLDMRLGINDKSAYDIINGYSEEELERIFRDYGEMSNAKKMANIIVRERNRRKIETSRELENIIFHNTDKSQRYGKIHPATLVFQAIRIEVNDELNILEKSILNIPSILKKNGVVVVMSYHSLEDRIIKRFFKENEKTKNKEGIFKLLNNKVKLPTNEEIKSNPASRSAKMRIAQKV; this is encoded by the coding sequence ATGGATGATAATATTGAATTAGATATAGTGCATACACCTGTTATGCTTAAAGAAGTTCTGAGCTTCATACCAAATGATGCTAAAATAGCTGTTGATGCTACATTAGGTGAGGGCGGACATACTAAGGCAATGCTAGATTTAAATCTTGAAGTGCATAGCTTTGAAAGAGATTCAGCAATTCTTGAAATAGCTAAAAAAAGACTTAAAAATTATGATAAGTTTCATTACTATAATAATACTTATGATAAGATGATGGAAGAATTAGATGATAGTATAATTGGTAATGTTGATTTTATGCTTTATGATTTAGGGGTGTCTTTATTTCATTTTAAGAAAGCTGAAAGAGGTTTTTCTTTTAAAGATAATGTTATGCTTGATATGAGGCTTGGGATTAATGATAAAAGTGCTTATGATATTATAAATGGATACAGTGAAGAAGAATTGGAGAGGATATTTAGAGATTATGGTGAGATGAGTAATGCTAAAAAAATGGCAAATATTATAGTAAGGGAAAGAAATAGAAGAAAAATAGAAACTTCAAGAGAATTAGAAAATATTATATTTCATAATACAGATAAATCTCAAAGATACGGCAAAATTCACCCGGCAACTTTAGTTTTTCAGGCTATAAGAATAGAAGTTAATGATGAGCTTAATATACTTGAAAAATCAATATTGAATATACCTTCTATACTCAAAAAAAATGGTGTAGTTGTAGTTATGAGTTATCATTCTTTAGAAGATAGAATAATAAAAAGATTTTTCAAAGAAAATGAGAAAACTAAGAATAAAGAGGGTATATTTAAACTTCTAAATAATAAAGTTAAACTTCCGACAAATGAAGAGATAAAATCTAATCCTGCCAGCAGAAGTGCGAAGATGAGAATAGCTCAAAAGGTATAA
- a CDS encoding protease SohB has translation MNEKKQNVDKKEKKTYSIGSLFIVIILFVIVISIFTFARNVKANEILIELSKLDNEIERLEKEVKVLSAEEAEYSSPNRFIETAIINGFTSVSGDNNDILYLKIEDENNNQ, from the coding sequence ATGAATGAAAAGAAGCAAAATGTAGATAAAAAAGAAAAGAAAACTTACTCTATAGGATCGCTTTTTATAGTTATAATATTATTCGTGATAGTAATCAGTATTTTTACATTTGCAAGAAATGTTAAAGCTAATGAAATACTTATAGAATTGTCAAAATTAGATAATGAAATAGAGCGTTTAGAAAAAGAGGTTAAAGTACTTAGTGCTGAGGAAGCAGAATATTCATCTCCTAACAGATTTATAGAAACTGCTATAATAAACGGATTTACATCTGTAAGCGGTGATAATAATGATATACTTTATTTAAAAATAGAAGATGAAAATAATAATCAATAA
- the hprK gene encoding HPr(Ser) kinase/phosphatase gives MPKITVSKFFELNEAKNNALKIRRLTGLIGMENEILGYDINRPGMALFKYFKDFAYERIQILGKGEANYILTLDEENKIDVFEEMLSYQIPICIFTYNINPPESFLEIAKKNNICVIISELKTSDMIRGIEALIEEEFMESFTIHGGLVEVFGVGVLILGKSGVGKSEATLELISKGHRLISDDIVEFKKLKDGRIIGRKNEYIKHNMEVRGIGVVDISRLSGMSAIRDKKRLDLIIELEHWKDDEQYDRMGLFDKTYNILNTEVPYQKIPVRSGRNVCILIETAAKNYRLKQMGYNSAKELDKALIAQIEKKKPDIANNY, from the coding sequence ATGCCTAAAATAACAGTATCTAAATTCTTTGAACTTAATGAAGCTAAAAATAATGCTCTGAAAATAAGACGCTTAACCGGTCTTATAGGAATGGAAAATGAAATATTAGGCTATGATATAAATAGACCGGGTATGGCATTATTTAAGTATTTCAAAGATTTTGCATACGAAAGAATACAAATACTAGGAAAAGGCGAAGCTAATTATATTCTAACTTTAGATGAAGAAAATAAAATAGATGTATTTGAAGAAATGCTTAGTTATCAAATACCTATATGCATATTCACTTACAATATAAATCCTCCTGAATCGTTCTTGGAAATAGCTAAAAAAAATAATATATGCGTAATAATAAGCGAATTAAAAACATCTGATATGATTAGGGGAATAGAAGCCCTAATAGAGGAAGAATTCATGGAATCTTTTACTATACATGGCGGATTAGTAGAGGTTTTCGGTGTTGGCGTTTTAATTTTAGGTAAAAGCGGCGTTGGAAAAAGTGAAGCCACTTTAGAGCTTATATCGAAAGGACATAGACTTATATCCGATGATATAGTTGAATTTAAAAAATTAAAAGACGGCAGAATAATAGGAAGAAAGAACGAATACATAAAGCATAATATGGAAGTTAGAGGAATCGGTGTAGTTGATATAAGCAGGCTTTCAGGCATGAGTGCTATTAGAGATAAAAAAAGACTTGATTTAATAATAGAACTTGAACATTGGAAAGATGATGAACAATATGACAGAATGGGATTATTTGACAAAACTTATAATATATTAAATACTGAGGTACCTTATCAAAAAATACCTGTTCGCTCAGGAAGAAATGTATGCATACTTATAGAAACTGCTGCCAAAAATTACAGATTAAAACAAATGGGATATAATAGTGCTAAAGAATTAGACAAAGCATTAATAGCTCAAATAGAAAAGAAAAAACCAGATATAGCAAATAATTATTGA
- a CDS encoding PTS sugar transporter subunit IIA: MSLIDYINKDSIMIDVQETDKERLLSKMVERLDECKLLVSKDDAEHAIMAREQLMSTGVGNGIAIPHAKTDAVSNIVLSVATVKNGINYKSVDKKKVFAVFMLLAPKTSASENLKVLTAIAKILRDNPHFLEKLINVEKPEEIMELIAKEEMKI, from the coding sequence ATGAGTTTAATAGATTATATTAATAAAGATTCTATAATGATAGATGTTCAGGAAACGGATAAAGAGCGTCTTCTCTCTAAAATGGTTGAGCGACTAGATGAATGCAAATTACTTGTAAGCAAAGATGATGCTGAACATGCCATTATGGCAAGAGAACAATTAATGAGTACAGGTGTGGGAAACGGTATAGCAATACCTCATGCCAAAACTGATGCTGTAAGCAATATTGTACTTAGTGTAGCAACTGTAAAAAACGGAATTAATTATAAATCTGTAGATAAGAAAAAAGTATTTGCCGTTTTTATGCTTCTAGCCCCAAAAACTTCAGCCAGCGAAAATTTAAAAGTTCTTACTGCAATAGCAAAAATACTAAGAGATAATCCTCATTTCTTGGAAAAACTTATCAATGTTGAAAAACCTGAAGAGATTATGGAACTTATTGCTAAAGAGGAAATGAAAATATAA
- the hpf gene encoding ribosome hibernation-promoting factor, HPF/YfiA family, with the protein MHQNIIGKNVRITKNVREHIANKMQNIKIHADRIIDANIICDYMHGEYTVQGTIAFGKKVFHDKEKEKDLYVAIDTMFQKIEREIRKSKEINIDRSQRAVVDKSVQAEEDDNSYSINSVGIYEKPLDELDAVLHFNSEKKPYMAYLPIKQGEDLFSIKIGKFPVFLFKGNDNKVFEVYNNNEEYWNIDEVSVTPDNHIDASKSENYLIKEYNVSEAVNYLTENTDKKFVVYISSITEQAEALYKESDNSFVLIRMFDI; encoded by the coding sequence ATGCATCAAAATATTATTGGAAAGAATGTAAGAATCACTAAAAATGTCAGAGAACACATAGCAAATAAGATGCAAAATATCAAAATACATGCAGACAGAATAATAGATGCCAATATTATTTGCGACTATATGCATGGCGAATATACTGTACAGGGAACTATAGCTTTCGGTAAAAAAGTATTTCATGATAAAGAAAAAGAAAAAGATTTGTATGTAGCAATAGATACTATGTTTCAAAAGATAGAAAGAGAAATAAGAAAATCTAAAGAAATAAATATAGACAGAAGTCAAAGAGCTGTTGTAGATAAATCAGTACAGGCAGAAGAAGATGACAATTCTTATTCAATCAATTCTGTTGGAATATACGAAAAACCTTTAGATGAACTTGATGCTGTATTGCACTTTAATAGCGAGAAAAAACCTTATATGGCTTATTTACCTATTAAACAAGGAGAGGATTTATTCAGTATAAAAATAGGAAAATTTCCTGTATTCTTATTTAAAGGCAATGATAATAAAGTATTTGAAGTATACAACAATAATGAAGAATATTGGAATATAGATGAAGTTAGTGTAACTCCTGACAATCACATAGATGCAAGCAAAAGTGAAAATTATTTGATAAAAGAATATAATGTGAGTGAAGCTGTAAATTATCTTACAGAAAACACTGATAAAAAATTTGTTGTTTACATAAGCAGCATAACAGAACAGGCAGAAGCTTTGTATAAAGAATCTGATAATTCATTTGTTCTAATAAGAATGTTTGATATCTAA
- the rpoN gene encoding RNA polymerase factor sigma-54, which produces MINNSLSSNTYIKTRTAIKNDLRLNYQTRVWLDVISLPAIELKEKIEKAMEENPFLEYDFNDNYSKSSSAASENDINSIIENTVENSKESLFSHLKSQIDITFNDKKEIELAEQICSFINEDGYLTIESGEISNILNADIKQIEKIISIIKTFDPYGVGAKNINECLSIQLKMKQKEDDDKAIYDTAIKIVENYLDELSKKNYEKIALNLNIEVNTVLKALKLIQTLEPYPAREYDTSSVKYIVPELFIFKENEHWIVKTDETFIPHLKISKKYIKLLDREESKDSINFLKEKKKEAESLINAYNDRKKTLLKIGEALLKFQINFFEYGKEFMKPLTLKDMSLEVSLSESTISRIANGKYLNTVWGTFSIKYFFSRAVGGGLGSRGVKEIIKRIIENSQAKLSDEKVRLILKSEGIDISRRTVAKYRKSMNIFSSRNR; this is translated from the coding sequence ATGATTAATAATTCTTTATCATCAAACACTTACATAAAAACAAGAACTGCAATCAAAAATGATTTAAGACTTAATTATCAAACTAGAGTATGGCTTGATGTTATATCACTGCCGGCAATAGAGCTTAAAGAAAAGATAGAAAAAGCAATGGAAGAAAATCCATTTTTAGAGTATGACTTTAATGATAATTATTCAAAATCCTCATCGGCGGCATCAGAAAACGATATTAATTCTATAATAGAAAATACGGTAGAAAATTCAAAAGAGAGTCTATTTTCTCATTTAAAAAGTCAAATAGATATTACTTTTAATGATAAAAAAGAAATAGAGCTGGCAGAACAAATATGCAGTTTTATAAATGAAGACGGATATTTAACTATTGAAAGCGGAGAGATTTCCAATATATTAAATGCCGACATAAAACAAATAGAAAAAATAATTTCTATAATAAAAACATTTGATCCTTACGGTGTTGGGGCAAAAAATATTAACGAATGTCTTTCTATACAATTAAAAATGAAGCAGAAGGAAGATGATGATAAAGCTATATATGATACGGCAATAAAGATTGTAGAAAATTATTTAGATGAGTTATCAAAAAAGAATTACGAAAAAATAGCTTTGAATTTAAATATAGAAGTTAATACAGTATTAAAGGCTTTAAAATTAATACAGACATTAGAGCCCTACCCTGCCAGAGAATATGATACATCATCCGTTAAATATATAGTACCGGAATTATTTATCTTTAAGGAAAATGAGCATTGGATTGTAAAAACAGATGAAACTTTTATACCCCACTTGAAAATTAGTAAAAAATATATTAAACTATTAGATAGAGAAGAAAGTAAAGATAGCATAAACTTTTTAAAAGAAAAAAAGAAAGAAGCTGAAAGCCTTATAAATGCCTATAATGATAGGAAAAAAACTTTATTAAAAATAGGCGAAGCTCTGCTTAAATTTCAGATAAATTTCTTTGAGTATGGAAAAGAGTTTATGAAGCCATTAACTTTAAAAGATATGTCTTTGGAGGTGAGTTTAAGCGAATCCACCATAAGCAGAATAGCTAATGGTAAGTATCTTAACACTGTTTGGGGTACATTTTCTATAAAATATTTTTTCTCTAGAGCCGTCGGCGGAGGACTTGGTTCTAGGGGCGTTAAAGAGATTATAAAAAGAATTATAGAAAACTCTCAGGCAAAATTAAGTGATGAAAAAGTCAGACTGATACTCAAAAGTGAAGGTATTGACATTTCAAGAAGAACCGTAGCTAAATATAGAAAAAGTATGAATATTTTTTCATCAAGAAACAGATAA
- a CDS encoding DUF4132 domain-containing protein, protein MSIIENYIDDIFKNHPYKDDIKKYVNNENDSINFNTEEIKFTISNNHIIYSNLLDLYVNDKQNDSLIRLFKVISMQKIENIYIFEILIINIISGMNIKEALLKCISMKKINDWNRDYKKYSYNINPISNEIMNAKINILIYYYYASKYFPKETEQYIENICSSNIDDIIKEYEDNILIALMALTIKIYFGDYSKIPVILEYSKKVNYLDSILSLFIILNIDDSIPKRFIELIENNMLNENKDLFINLAYMMRLFFLTRKNFSEKFANKSFDEFIHDLSDFNIPQYFIFLIKYLDTNLSVNSSKVFEGIKTLYSKDKESFYKLYNILKEVEIPYIIEIKAVLNCVLLNAKDDNADITVLDNNIDYFIENIKKELEKIYDIKSDNIFELLENKTINKYDLSVNISKELIFTTKIIVLMYDYNEKARKVVRALLKSLPYNLAIPLMIKDRKEFYNIKLKEILDYLQGYDLDLKDLIITYLYTYPIYIFSTKYILKLVTKNADYTIEMFHDKTFLKAASYKSYALIDFLELLYKKDKAGFTNYSAICYVLHLKNKDIIKCALRLIEEDEYNSRAYIESSIHAYRKEVQFELKKIIKKWNCNRKGFKFKTLEDINQYIDDYYDDDYENLIDFVDENLISDVLLRSDKSIKIPVKVMKYILIEYMLLDEPYRIKDIDRIIDLFDMYSLRSAFEKIYKYWSDNGCDENKKNIIIPYCIYADYNQIASLYDRIEYWHDNFKSSLAAYIIPAIAMNGEKFALMIINNIIYMSKNKVLKNAAISSFEKASECLNIPIDNLFDKVIPNLGFNVERNKIINYGKQSFTLQLLSDSYLEVIDNENHKIIKELPEPIEGDDKTKAEEAKKDLANIRNSLEAIITYQKEKLKKVMFNGRKWDYETFFEVFVENPVMQYFTLAFIWGVYDEEGNLIDCFRYMEDGSLISIDEDLYELPKQIKCYITLYHPIDSGEDTYKTWYYQLELYEIEQPVEQIKIKRYILEDTDVENNSIISFKGQKLSLEYMDKLSKELNIKIEYYNEYVSYYMADNVLKIICEIDCSMYDEDVLIESIKFYELEKYNKFGKIISPFDIERRFISTMIYYLSLGFYD, encoded by the coding sequence ATGAGTATTATAGAAAATTATATAGATGATATTTTTAAAAATCATCCGTATAAAGATGATATAAAAAAATATGTCAATAATGAAAATGACAGCATAAATTTTAATACCGAAGAAATAAAATTTACAATTTCTAATAATCATATAATATATTCAAATTTATTAGATCTATATGTCAATGATAAGCAAAATGATAGTTTAATCAGATTATTCAAAGTTATATCTATGCAAAAAATAGAAAATATATACATTTTTGAAATACTTATCATCAATATAATATCAGGTATGAATATCAAAGAAGCATTGCTTAAATGCATATCTATGAAAAAAATCAATGATTGGAACAGAGACTACAAAAAATATTCATATAATATAAATCCTATTTCAAACGAAATAATGAATGCTAAAATTAATATACTTATATATTATTATTATGCTTCAAAATATTTTCCTAAGGAAACAGAACAATACATAGAAAATATATGCTCATCAAATATCGATGACATCATAAAAGAGTATGAAGATAATATATTAATAGCTTTGATGGCTTTAACTATAAAGATATATTTTGGTGATTATAGTAAAATACCTGTTATATTAGAATATTCAAAAAAAGTAAATTATTTAGATTCTATACTTTCTCTTTTCATTATATTAAATATAGATGATAGTATACCAAAGAGATTTATAGAATTAATAGAAAATAATATGCTTAATGAAAATAAGGATTTATTTATAAATTTGGCATATATGATGAGATTGTTTTTTTTAACAAGAAAGAATTTCAGTGAAAAATTTGCAAATAAAAGTTTTGATGAATTTATACATGATCTTTCAGATTTTAATATACCGCAATATTTTATATTTCTTATAAAATATTTAGATACAAATTTATCAGTAAATTCAAGTAAAGTATTTGAAGGAATAAAAACTTTATACAGCAAAGATAAAGAATCATTTTATAAACTCTATAATATACTAAAAGAAGTTGAAATACCATATATCATAGAAATAAAAGCAGTATTAAATTGTGTACTTTTGAATGCCAAAGATGATAATGCAGATATTACAGTGCTTGACAATAATATAGATTATTTTATAGAAAACATAAAAAAAGAATTAGAAAAAATATACGATATAAAATCTGATAATATATTTGAATTATTAGAAAATAAAACTATAAATAAATATGATTTATCTGTTAATATAAGCAAAGAATTAATATTTACAACAAAAATAATAGTTCTTATGTATGACTACAATGAAAAGGCTAGAAAAGTAGTTCGTGCTTTATTGAAATCATTACCGTATAATTTGGCTATACCTTTAATGATTAAAGACAGAAAGGAATTCTATAATATTAAATTAAAAGAGATATTGGATTATTTACAGGGATATGATTTAGATTTAAAAGACTTAATAATAACATATCTATATACCTACCCTATTTACATTTTCAGCACAAAATATATATTAAAGCTGGTTACTAAAAATGCTGATTACACAATAGAAATGTTTCATGATAAAACATTTTTGAAAGCAGCTTCATATAAAAGTTATGCCCTAATAGATTTTTTAGAACTTCTATATAAAAAAGATAAAGCAGGATTCACAAATTATTCTGCTATTTGCTATGTACTTCATTTAAAAAATAAAGATATAATAAAATGTGCTTTAAGGTTAATAGAAGAAGATGAATATAATTCCAGAGCATATATTGAAAGCAGCATACATGCTTATAGAAAAGAGGTTCAATTTGAATTAAAAAAAATAATAAAAAAATGGAATTGTAATAGAAAAGGATTTAAATTCAAAACTCTTGAAGATATAAATCAATATATAGATGATTATTATGATGATGATTATGAGAATTTAATAGATTTTGTAGATGAGAATTTAATATCCGATGTGCTTCTTAGAAGTGATAAAAGTATCAAAATACCTGTAAAAGTTATGAAATATATATTGATTGAATATATGCTTCTTGATGAGCCTTATAGAATAAAAGATATAGACAGAATAATAGATTTATTTGACATGTATTCTCTTAGAAGTGCATTTGAAAAAATATATAAATATTGGTCTGATAATGGATGCGATGAAAACAAAAAAAATATTATTATACCATACTGTATTTATGCTGACTATAATCAAATAGCAAGTTTATACGACAGAATAGAATATTGGCATGATAATTTCAAATCATCTTTAGCGGCATATATAATACCGGCAATAGCTATGAACGGCGAAAAGTTTGCATTAATGATAATAAATAACATCATATACATGTCTAAAAATAAGGTATTAAAAAATGCTGCAATATCATCTTTTGAGAAGGCATCTGAGTGTTTGAATATACCTATTGATAATTTATTCGATAAAGTTATACCTAATTTAGGCTTTAATGTAGAGAGAAATAAAATAATAAATTACGGTAAGCAAAGTTTTACACTTCAGCTTTTAAGCGATTCTTATTTGGAAGTAATAGATAATGAAAATCATAAAATAATAAAAGAACTCCCAGAACCTATAGAAGGAGACGATAAAACAAAAGCAGAAGAAGCAAAAAAAGATTTAGCTAATATAAGAAATTCACTTGAAGCTATTATAACATATCAAAAAGAAAAATTAAAAAAAGTTATGTTTAACGGCAGAAAATGGGATTATGAAACATTTTTTGAAGTATTTGTAGAAAATCCTGTAATGCAGTATTTCACATTGGCATTTATATGGGGAGTTTATGATGAAGAAGGAAATTTGATAGACTGCTTCAGATATATGGAAGATGGTTCTTTAATTTCTATAGATGAAGATTTATATGAACTTCCTAAACAAATTAAATGCTATATAACTTTATATCACCCTATTGATTCAGGTGAAGATACTTACAAAACTTGGTATTATCAATTGGAATTATATGAGATAGAGCAGCCTGTAGAACAGATTAAAATAAAAAGATATATATTAGAAGACACTGATGTAGAAAATAATTCTATAATTTCTTTTAAAGGGCAAAAATTATCATTAGAATATATGGATAAATTATCTAAGGAATTAAATATAAAAATAGAGTATTATAATGAATATGTATCTTACTATATGGCAGATAATGTTCTAAAAATAATATGCGAAATAGACTGCAGTATGTATGATGAAGATGTATTGATTGAAAGCATCAAATTTTATGAATTAGAAAAATATAATAAATTTGGCAAGATAATTTCTCCTTTTGATATAGAAAGAAGATTTATTAGTACAATGATTTATTATTTATCTTTAGGTTTTTATGATTAA